The genomic stretch GGCCGCCCGCGGCCCCTTCCGCTCACGGCCCCCGCCGCCCTCCACCCGCCCGCCCCGGCCAGGCTGGGGCTACCGCCGCCGCAGGTGAGGAGCCCCGCAGGCCTTGCTCCCGAGTAGAcccgcaggaggaggaggggcctggcccgggtctgcctgcctgcctgctcaaggCTGTGGACCGGGCCAGTCCTTGCAGCAGGAGCTGCAGCCCTTACTCtagaggaggcagcaacagcagcgcTTCGGGGCTTCAGGATCCGGCCGGCACCCGGTGTCTCCTGCGCTGCTGGCCGCTCCCGTCCTCCCTGGGAGTGGCAGTGCCGGGCACAGGGCAGCCGGTGCCTCTGGGGCTCTGCTGGGGGGTCGTTGCCGGGGCTTCCTTTCTAGCACCCAGGGTTGCCTCCCTTCCAGGGTGGTCGGATACGTTGGAGGACAGGCCTTATATACTTTCtacctgcagttcccaaactgttgagCACCAGGACCTGCCTTTTAGAACCTTTGGGACccactgtaagtgatgtcatagctagaggtgacatcatcagttcAGGCTTCAGACCTAAGCCgcagtcagccaaaggtcccatgacGCTGTACAATCGTGCTGTCATTTTGCAGAGCTCGGAATTCAGTTTGTTGGGGGGCCACCAGAACTGGCgtcattaaccttgaagtgatgtcatgtctggcagtgacatcatcagttcaGGCTTCATAACTAGTCCGCCATCAGCTAAGGGTCGCATTCCACAGCACGctctgctgttattttgcatagcttggaattcaaacattccagcttggaagtcaaagcagaagacaGGCTTGAATCTTTCTTCATCTGCACAGTCTACCCCCCCCCTTGCCAGcatcccctcttcccacccattcagggcaaagcatcatcTCTCACTGGGAGCATATCCTACCCAGCAGCTCAGTGCcctgttttttttaactgtgtgtTTTAAATGATGGCTGAGCTGGGCGCTACATGActtgcctgaaattggctcgcaacccacctagtgggtccgactcacagtttgagaactgctgcctttaaccattgtctagaagaggacattttggcaggtgcatctTTCCCTTCCGTGTTgtactgcacctgccaaaaattcCTCATCTCTgtggtggttaaaggtataggcactctatcctccactgtatttggtcaccctgctccTTGTGAATTTGGGGACCAGAGCAGTAAGTGATGTGTGGGGGAGCTTTCCACACTGCATCACTCCCTTCTAGTTTATGCTTCAGGGTGCATCTCTCTTTCTCTACAGGTGTGTGTGATTTTGCTGCAGGTTTGGCTTTTACTTCTGGACCCATTTGTGCATGCGCAGAGAACTTCAGCTGGGCTGCAGATGCTGCCCGTATCTGTGCACAGCTCTCTCATGCTTCTCCTGCAGTGAGCTGTAAATGCCAGGGAGGTGATAACTGTTCTTGTCTTATGAGAGCATCTCCTGTGCTTCTGTAGATCTCAGGTACGCTCTTTCCATTGTGCCGCCATTATTCCGACTTGCCACCACTGACTCTGGAGGGCATCAAAGACCGTGTCATTTACGTCTTGAAGCTGTATGACAAGATTGATCCAGAAAAGGTAAGATTGCTGCAGTCTTCTCTTGACCCCCTTTCTGGAGTCCTGGAATCTTTGCTTGCACAATGAAATGCTAATGTATCTTTGTAGGAAAAGGACCTTGTAAAGGTGGGTTCTTCTGATGGAAGCCTAGGTGAACAAGCAACTAAATGGCAATGTCAGCAAGTGCAAAGTGATGCTCTCTAGGTCCAGTAATCCCAACCACGTAAGCACAAGTGGAATCTGAGCTGACAGTGCCAATTAGGAATGAGATCTTGGGGTTATGGTGTCCCAGTGGCTCAGTGAAAATGTCAATCCAGTGtatggcagctgtgaagaaggcaaatgctACGCTAGGAGTCATTAGGAAAGTAATTGAAAATAAGACTGCTGATATTGTACTCCTGCTCTATAAATCTGTGGTGTAGTCACATTTGAAGTACTGTGTCCATTTtgggtcaccacatctcaagaaggagaGCTGGAAGAGGTGCCAAAGACTATAGTGTTTTGGGCTTTTTTGCTTGGGAAAACAATGATTGAGCAGGGACCTGATTGAGACCTATACAATGGTGTGTGgcatggggagagagagattttttcCTTTCACAATGCTAGTACCAGGATCATTCATCGAAATTGATTTTGCTGGGGATTAGAATCCACAAAACTACTTCACACAGTGCGTAATAAGACTGTGGAAGTGATTGGCACTAGCTTGAATGGTtttaaagggggactggacaaatGTTTGGAGGACAGGTCTGTCACTGGCCACTAGTCATGATGACTTGTTTACTAGCTCCAAGTTCAGTGACAGCAGGACTCTGGTAGCAGTTGCAGAGTAACTGCACCTtagagttttgtgtccagttctggtcgccacatcttaaaaaagacatagtggaaatggaaaaggtgcaaaagagagcgactatgatgatagctgggctggggcaccttccttatgaggaatggctatggcgtttgggcctcttcagcctagaaaagaggcacctcaggggggacatgattgagacatacaagatcatgcatgggaaggataaagtggatagagagatgctctttacactctcacataacaccagaaccaggggacatccactaaaattgagtgttgggagagttaagacagacaaaagaaaatatttctttactcagcgtgtggttggtctgtggaactccttgccacaggatgtggtgacggcatcttgcctggatgcctttaaaaggggattggacaagtttctggaggaaaaatccattacggcagggctgctcacacttttttggctcgagagctacctTGAAACCCatcaaggcccggagatctaccaggggggaaggaagcatctgacagacaccccctttaatgtatggagcccctgctggagtctagtcagtttcgtcagttttgttgctgcatgcctgaagagcagctaaagtgtcagtttcaggtttagtgtcagctaaatatgtcagttttgtctagtcactagacgaaactgacatattaacagtttggagagacagggctccgcgatctactcattttgccttgcgatctaccggtagatcgagatccacctattgagcacccctgcattacgggttataagccatgatgtgtatgcacaacctcctgtttttagaaatgggctatgtcagaatgccagtgcaaggaagggcaccaggatgcaggtctcttgttatctggtgtgctccctgggcatttggtgggccgctgtgagatacaggaagctggactagatgggcctatggcctgagccagtggggctgttcttatgttcttaactacaattcccaggaggccttgcaggtctcttgttatctggtgtgctccctggggcatctggtgggcccctgtgagatacaggaagctggactagatgggcctatggcctgatccagtggggctgttcttatgttcttagagaacAATCATGGGAGAGGGATGTGtctctgggtttcccagaggcagctggtgggacaCGGAATGTGGGACTAGGTGGCCATGTGGCCAgttccagcaaggcttttcttctggttcaggctgcaatctatGCATGTTTCTGGGAGTATCctggggagtaagctccactgaatagagtggaacttgcttctcagtaggcatgtatgggattgcactgtagTGTGTAGACAGGCTGCTTGGTGAGTTTCAGTCACTCTTGTGTTCTTTTTTGCCCTTCATGGCAAATAACCTCACCTGGAAGGTATAGCTGGCTAGGTCTAGGAGCTCTGAATGTATCCTTCAGAGAGGGGACCTTTCCAGCAGTGGCTGGGTCCCCCCTCAAGTGCCATCTCTGGATCTGAGTGATTTCAAATATAATTGTTGGTGTTGTGAGTTACTTGGAGCATCATTTAAGCATATGATGTGGTCCTGTACAGTAATATGATATTTGGGGGGAGATGTTATTAGTCATTAACTCTGTATtacagcataagaacatcagaagagccctgctggatcaggtcaaaagcccagctagtctagcttcctgcatttcactGTCACCCATCAGGAGCACACAGTGCAACAAGACACCTTcatcttgttgccacttccttgcgtCTGGCATTTAGAGGTAGCTTTTTTCTAAAACGAGGAGATTGCATATATCCATCACAGATCGTAGCCTGTGAtgggttttcctccagaaatcagtcTCAGGCAggtaggccaagtgccatcaccacatcccgtgggaAAGAGTTCCCCTGATTAactacacactggataaagaaatattttttttatctgtcctaactctcctgccactcaattttagtggctgtccctggttctggtgttgtgtgagagggaaaagagcatccctctatccactctatccatcccctgcataattttatacgtctcaatcatgtcccccctcaggcaccttttttctagaccttgaacgctgtagcctttccttgtaagggaggtgccacaGCGCAGTAACCATTTTagttgctttcttctgcaccttttccagttctaatACGAATGCTAGTATTTCTTGATGTCCATGTTCTTTCAAACTGGGTTAAATCCCATGTGGTACAGGGACTTTACAGGCCTGGGTAAGTGTCAATCCGGCAAACTgggcaaactgggcaggaggctttgcTTCCCAAGCTGACCTCTGCAtgggctggatgactttgggtggcgtggcgtaggttgccaacccctgctgaAGAGCTTTCAGTATTCACTGAAGACCGACTTTCTCCCACACAAATCTGTTGTGGCAGctgaggtacataagaacagccccactggatcaggccataggcccatctagtccaatttcctgtatctcacagcggcccaccaaatgccccagggagcacaccagataacaagcgacctcatcctggtgccctcccttgcatctgacatagcccatttctaaaatcaggaggttgcacatacacatcatggcttgtaacccgtaatggatttttcctccagaaacttgtccaatccccttttaaaggcatccaggccagatgccgtcaccacatcctgtggcaaggagttccacagaccaaccacacgctgagtaaagaaatattttcttttgtctgtcttaactctcccaacactcaattttagtggatgtcccctggttctggtgttatgtgagagtgtaaagagcatctccctatccactctgtccatcccctgcataattttatatgtctcaatcatgtccccccgaggtgcctcttttctaggctgaagaggcccaaatgccgtagcctttcctcataaggaaggtgccccagccccgtaatcatcttagtcgctctcttttgcaccttttccatttccactatgtctttttcgagatgcggcaaccagaactggacacaatactccaggtgtggccttaccatcgatttgtacaacggtattataatatgtcactacccactctgccaaagatctccagcagctcatggatcgttttagcaaggcctgccaagattttggactgacaatcagcctgaagaaaacacaggtcatggttcaggatgtggactcacctccctgcattacaatctctgcgcatgaactggaggttgtccatgactttgtgtaccttggctcaacgatctccgacactctttctctcgataccgagctaaacaagcgcatcggtaaaccagctaccacgttttccagactcacaaagagagtctggtccaacaagaagctgatggaacataccaagattcaggtctacagagcttgcgtcctgagtacacttctgtactgcagcgagtcatggactctttgctcacaacaggagaggaaactgagcgctttccacatgcgctgcctccgacgcatcctcggcatcacctggcaggacaaagttccaaacaacacagtcctggaacgtgctggaatccctagcatgtattcactgctgaaacagagacgcctacgttggctcagtcatgtcgtgagaatggatgatggccggatcccaaagaatctcctctatggagaactcgtgcaaggaaagcgccctacaggtagaccacagctgcgatacaaggacatctgcaagagggatctgaaggccttagggatggacctcaacaagtgggaaaccctggcctctgagcggcccgcttggaggcaggctgtgcagcatggcctttcccagtttgatgagacactttgccaacagtctgaggctaagaggcaaagaaggaaggcccatagccagggagacagaccagggacagactgcacttgctcccggtgtggaagggattgtcactcctggattggccttttcagccacactagacgctgtgccagaaccacctttcagagcgcgataccatagtctttcgagactgaaggttgccaatatatattataatattagccgttttgttctcaataccttttctaatgatcccaagcatagaattggcctttattgccgccgcacattgagtcgacacttccatcgacctgtctaccaccaccccaagatccctctcctgatctgtcacagacagctcagaacccatcagcctatatgtgaagttctgattttttgccccaatgtgcatgactttacacttactgacactgaagcgcatctgccattttgctgcccattctgccagtctggagagatccttctggagctcttcacaatcacttctggtcttcaccacttggaaaagtttggtgtcgtctgcaaactttgacacctcactgctcaaccctgtctccaggtcatttatgaaggggttgaagagcaccagtcccaggacagatctttggggcacaccacttttcacctctctccattgtgtaaattgcccattgacacccactctctgcttccaaccagttctcaatccatgagaggacctgtcctctaattccctgactgtggagttttttcagtagtctttggtgagggaccgtgtcgaacgccttctgaaagtctagatatataatgtctacaggttctcccgcatccacgtgcctgttgacctttccaaaggaTTCTATAAggctcgtgaggcaagacttacccttacagaagccaggctgattctccctcagcaaggcctgtaaTCTTCTGTGGCATTCCCTCTAATGACATGTCTGCCTTGTGCCTGGTGCCTTTGCAAGATGTCTTCATGGCACCAGGCAAAGTTAGCTGTGTTCTCTCTGTCATTATAAGGGAGCCTTGTTGTTCACCTCCGCCATTTAATAGAAGAACATGGTGTGTCACAGTAAACACTGCTGTTTACTACAATCGCTACCCTTGTGTGATTGTCttgtggcgcacacctgtactctgCGCACTTACACCACAGTTCTGTTTGTTTGAACATCAGTGCCAGCCCCCCTTTACTTAGCCCCCCGTTTCATAGCTGACTTTGGGAGAACTAGTCCTACAGCTTGTGTTGTAAAGAAGGGCATTTGGAAGccacagggcctaatcctatccaactttccaaatctgaggcagccctgaggtaaggaaacaaatattcccttctcttgaggaggcctccttgactgcctcctccatgcagaatacagcacatgccccattggtgcagctgcatcagtgctggaaagttggataggattgggctcttagtgtggTGTGGCTGGGATGGAAAAATGAAAGGGGGTAAGCAAATGAAATTAAGCTGGGATAGAAAATTACCCCATAGGAATCTCAGATCATTTCTTTGGTAATGTTGTAAGAAGGATCCACATAGGAAGAAAAGGGTTTATGGTTATTGATTTTTCCTAAGGGGAGACCCGTGCACTAGGGGTCCTAGACATTGCTAGTCCCTAACATTGTCCTAGAAGggcaaatttttttcttttctgcaacCCTTGAAAAAGGTGCTCCTGGGATAAGAAATTACCCCTTAAAATAAACAAAGCATAGAAGCTAGTTGCTTATTGTAACTTCCTGGTTACGAAGTGGACATGCAGGTTGTAAATCTCTGAGATAAAATGGGTGTGTGGCTTGAAGTTGTGGAGTGGCTCATGGGGCTTCCCCACTATGAATCTCACCGCCTCTATAAACTTGTAGAGTGGCCTCAGGCCAGCTGCTCCATCTCAGTCTTCTTGCTGGGGTAGACTGCCTACTGACCTGACCAGCGTGTTGTATTTAtgcactgcttttcagcaaagtgGTTTATACAACAAAATAAATTAATGTGCAGTGTACACCAGGAAAGGACATGTGAAGCCCTTCACAGATTCGTGAGGTGCTGGGTGAGGTGTGGTGACTGCCATAGCTAAAGCTGGGCTCAGGACATCCCTGGCTGTGACTTAACCGTTTGGCTCAGCGTCCAGAGCCATGGAGGAAGCTGATGTATGGGGCGTTGGGGCCACTGTAAGTATTCATACTGGAGTTAGATTGGTGGTATCGTGACAGCTGTTGCCAAGTCCATGGTTTAACCATGGGGCTTGCAACCCaagcctgtgtatgtctactcagaagtaagtctcagggcattcagtggggcctgctcctaggtaagtatgtctaggactgcagccttagtgtagCTGCTGAACAGATGTGACTGTAttgagttgggaggggggatgctAGGGGGGATGTCAAAACCTCTTCTTGCCCTGGTGTCTGGCACCCTCATGCACTGCTAATTTCATTCCTTCCACGTTAGCGGGATGAGCGTGAACACTTCTTATATCTTTGTTGAAGGATCTCATGGTTTGCTTTCGTCCTTCCAGCTGACAGTAACATCCCACTTCATGAAAGACCTGGGTCTGGACAGCCTCGACCAAGTGGAGATCATCATGGCAATGGAAGATGAATTTGGTAATGCAAATGTCACGTAGCTTCAATGCACAGTTAAATcttcagctgcacctgccactCTGAAGGCCAGAGGTGTCCTGTTCTTGAGCTTGGTGTAGGCTGAGAAGCATCCAGTATCGCCCCCTAGAATGAACGCTGTGAGCGGTTGGCTTCAGCACTGTTTATTCTGTGGATTGTGAGAGCCTGTGTTTTCTAGAACTTCAGAGGCAGAGCTGGTTCTCTTGGAAGCTTTTGGTCACTGGGCCACAGCTGCAGGCTCAGAGAACAGCAACTCCAGTGTTGGAGCTGGCAAAGCATTCTGGTTGGTGTACAAACAGCCAGATGAGGCTTCAGCTCCTGCCTACCTCTCTTctggttggcaaccatcagtctggaaagactatggtataagcctacagcacccggtattcccagatggtctcccatccaagtactatccaggcctgaccctgcttagcttcagacgaaatcaggcatgtgcagggtaacagttgctgcagatcTACATAagatctacataagaacagccccactggatcaggccataggctcatctagcccagcttcctgtatctcacagcggcccaccaaatgctccagggagcacaccagataacaagagaactcatcctggtgccctcccatgcatctggcattctgacatagcccatttctaaaatcaggaggtggcacataaaCATCAAGGCTTGTGTATGTGGATTTTCccatgtaatggatttttcctccagaaacttgtccaatccccttttaaaggcatccaggccagatgccgtcaccacatcctgtggcaaggagttccacagaccaaccacacgctgagtaaagaaatattttcttttgtttgttctaaccctcccaacactcaattttagtggatgtctcctggttctggtgttatgtgagagtgtaaagagcatccccctatccactccgtccatcccctgcataattttgtatgtctcaatcatgtcccctctgaggttcctcttttctagactgaagaggcccaaacgccgtagcctttccttataaggaaggtgccccagcccagcaatcatcatagtcgctctcttttgcaccttttccatttccactatgtcttttttgagatgcggcgaccagaactggacacaatactccaggtgtggccttaccatcgagttgtacaacagcattataatattagccattttgttctcaatacgttttGAGAACAcctatgatcccaagcatagaattggccttcttcactgccaccgcacactgggttgacactttcatcgacctgtccaccaccaccccaagatctctctcctgatctgtcacagacagctcagaacccatcagcctatatctaaagttttgattttttgccccaatgtgcatgactttacacttactgacattgaagcgcatctgccattttgctgcccattctgccagtctggagagatccttctggatctcctcacaatcacttctggtcttcaccactcggaaaagtttggtgtcgtctgcaaacgtagccacctcactgctcaaccctgtctccaggtcatttatgaagaggttgaaaagcaccggtcccaggacagatccttggggcacaccgcttttcacctctctccacctcTACATCTGAATGTGGCTTACATTCGCCTCTTCTGTCTCCTTTGCCTATTATGCTGAAATTGACAATGACCCATTTAggtccttccccccctccctgcaacaAAATGCAGGTCATGGCATTGTTGCATTTTGAGGTTTTATTCTTCCTGTTGTGTTTAACCAGCTTTTCCGCCAAGGTCTGTGCCACTCCAAACTCAACCAGCCGAATCTCTTCCTTCCAGGCTTTGAAATTCCCGACGTAGAAGCAGAGAAGCTGATGTGTCCGCAGGAGATTGTGGATTACATTGCTGATAAGAAAGATGTATATGAATAAGGGTGTCTGTCAAGTTGTGTAAGTGGATGCTCCTGTGGAAGGGAACTTGCAATGGAGGGTGCTGAGACAGTGCAGAACTGGACCCACTAAACCTGTTTGATTTGGCTTCTTCTCAAGcttggaaagggggtgggggcgCAGACACTCTCCAAGTGTGGTTTGGTTCACAGACCCAAGTCTCTTGGAGCGATGACCTTCCCAGGGGGGGTCAGCTGATGAGGGGAGCCCTGTCCTTGTGCAGGGAGGAGGACCTCATGCCTCAGATGCCAAGCCTGTGTCCTGAGCACAGGAGCTTTCCCAGCTCAGTGGGTAGGGGcctctggcagtggttctcaaactctctaggagagtttgagtcGCAGTATAAGTTCTTGCaagggttttggggggggggaggcagcgatgcaatccccaggatcacgtcactaaagggggggtgcagggactggcatttacttacctgtccctgcaacagcctcccaggggtgcagggagccttgcgtgagtctgcagggctccccagccttctaaaagtgaaagcgcagtggtcgcattccacctccacaaaaccggaagtggagtgggGTGGTTGCACTTTCagttttagaaggctggggagccctgccgagggTCGCACAGAGCTCCCTACACTACCGGAAGACTGctgtaagtaaatgccagtccctgcgccccccTCAGCCTgcgccctctcccctgcccctgccccttaagggggcagagtccagggccctctggctggggcgtcacgatgccccagtttgagaagccctggcttctgggctgggaaagggttaGGGTTAAAGGTGCTGCTGGGCAGAGTGGGCATACCTGGGCGTGTCTGTTTTCAGGTCTGGGGGCTCCCAGCACACTGTGGGGTCTGCCTGAGCAGCCTTTGGGGCCCTTCAGCTCTGGTAAGGTGATGCAAGGGTCTCTGGCAAAAGTGGGTgagggtgcagaagagagcatcTCTTGGCAGGATGCTGTCCTCTGCACGAGTCTGTTGAGCACAGATAGGGTGGGAGAGATGAGAGAAGCAATGAGGGTGGGCAACTGTAGCTCCTCTCTGCTGCTTACCCAGACTTTTTCTTCTATGCATGGTTTTAAAGTTTCTAACCTATACATTTCTTTTTTGCTCTGTCCTCCAGGGAATTCTGTTCTGTCCGGAGGGGCTGGGATGGTGTCAGCTGGAAGCAGAGGAGAGTGGGGGCCTGCACGCCCCATGCCATACTGAACCACTGTTGCTGTCAGATGCATAGTTCTGTTGGCTGTATTTAAAGCTGTATAAATATGATGTTGGCCTTCACAATAAATTGTATGGAAAAGGATTCCtggctgtcctctggttctgtACGTGTATGTTGGTGTCTTTGGCTTCTGGCTCTAATTGCTTTGCCAAGATGCAGGCTGAGGTTGAAGTTAATTAGGCAgtgaggtctgggggggggcatttgagTTTCCTGCCCAAGAGCTGCATGCTAGCATTGTGAGGTGGAGGGCAGCTCCGGTCAGGCCCCCTCTTCTGATCCAGACAGTCCTTGCACCAGACAACTAAGCCCAAGGCTTCGGTCATGAATAATCTTCTGCAGTTTCTCTGCTTCAACTGGGTTTCCCTGCATCTGTGGTTTCCCTTATGTGGATCATAGACTGTGAGTCCGCCAGCACCAGGGTCTGCCTTCCCATTCCTGGGAAAGCCCTGTCTGCAGAAATGGAGCTACACAAAGAAGCAGTCTGGCACACCTAGGACCTTAGAATTTCTCCAACTCATTCTGTGCCTAAGAATGTtcagaaggggtggggggtggggatgaCAGGAACGGCCTTGCTCCAGATGGAGGGGCGCAGGGTGGTTTAAGTGAAGTGGTGACATGCAGAGCCCGGTGTGTGACTGGACCACTCTAGCCTCCCTCAGATACTCTTACTGACCAAGCACAGATGGCACTCTGAGGCAGGAagccttttgccccccccccaatcttggcTGCTTTTAAGTAGCACTTGGTGTCGCAAAGCATTTAATCCACTTCATTTCCTTCAACTCTGCTGTGAAGTCATCATGGTTCTTTTTTATAGATGGGGAAACAGAATGAGCTGGGCCAGTCTGTGGCTCCAGACTCTAGTCTCCCCACATCAAGGTCCAACTATCTTAGGACGGTGGTTCTTGGGCAGCCTGGGTACGGCTGTAATTTGTTTAGAATGTTTATATCCTTTGTTCAGATATATGGACTAGGCAGGCAAGTAGTCAAAACCTAGCCAGTTTATTAGAAGCCCCAAGAGAA from Tiliqua scincoides isolate rTilSci1 chromosome 13, rTilSci1.hap2, whole genome shotgun sequence encodes the following:
- the NDUFAB1 gene encoding acyl carrier protein, mitochondrial, with protein sequence MAARVLLVSRVLRRCCGRPRPLPLTAPAALHPPAPARLGLPPPQISGTLFPLCRHYSDLPPLTLEGIKDRVIYVLKLYDKIDPEKLTVTSHFMKDLGLDSLDQVEIIMAMEDEFGFEIPDVEAEKLMCPQEIVDYIADKKDVYE